In one window of Blastopirellula marina DNA:
- a CDS encoding lysophospholipid acyltransferase family protein, producing the protein MKFNFTGPFLAGLAKVVAGSSVRWVDCHPDTCQRIYFANHTSHIDAVIIWASLPKHCRELTKPVAAKDYWDRGWFRRYLARSLNAMLIDRENIKVHRSPVESMLKEIGDKYSAIIFPEGSRNDGTNLREFKSGLFYLAKKRPDLELVPVYVDNMTRILPKGEYLPVPLLSRVIFGPPIWLENGEPKTEFLVRAREAVSRLRDV; encoded by the coding sequence GTGAAATTCAACTTCACGGGTCCGTTCTTGGCTGGTCTGGCGAAAGTAGTCGCCGGAAGCAGTGTTCGCTGGGTGGATTGCCATCCCGACACGTGCCAACGGATCTATTTTGCCAACCACACCAGCCACATCGACGCGGTGATCATCTGGGCATCGCTTCCCAAGCATTGCCGCGAGCTGACCAAGCCAGTCGCGGCGAAGGACTATTGGGACCGAGGCTGGTTCCGCCGTTATTTGGCACGTTCGTTGAATGCTATGCTGATTGATCGCGAGAACATCAAAGTTCACCGTAGCCCGGTGGAGTCGATGCTCAAGGAGATTGGCGACAAGTATTCGGCGATCATTTTCCCCGAGGGAAGCCGAAACGATGGAACAAACCTCCGCGAATTCAAAAGTGGTCTTTTTTACCTGGCAAAGAAGCGACCTGACCTGGAATTGGTGCCGGTGTATGTCGACAATATGACTCGCATCTTGCCTAAGGGTGAATACCTACCGGTTCCACTGTTGAGCCGTGTGATTTTCGGACCGCCTATTTGGCTGGAAAACGGTGAACCGAAGACCGAGTTTCTCGTCCGCGCTCGGGAAGCGGTT
- a CDS encoding glycosyltransferase, producing MMRRRINLPLDGRAPLRVMYLVTSMPVGGAETLLVNLIRRMDRHRFAPELCCMKDLGPLGEEMQKEVPTFHNMLSCKYDLRVVPRLTELFAMREIDAVVTVGAGDKMFWGRLCAWLAGVPVVASAIHSTGWPDSINWLNRRLTSITDRFIGVAAPHGKHLVEVEGFPQQKVTVIPNGIDTDRFVANHQTRQRIRREWGVSDETAVCGIVAALRPEKDHPLFLKAAARVVQQEPNAHFVIVGDGPERPAIEALRDELGLQKHVTMTGSRSDIPELLSAMDCFALTSKNEASPVSILEAMSTQLPVIAPRVGSIPDAVDDGVNGLLVTASSLEETATAMVTLMGDAAKRAEMGKAAREKVLRYGSLDAMVSGYQDLICGVYRQKVQAALHAARQPVSSPVLVPHTTDAKAS from the coding sequence ATGATGCGACGACGAATAAACCTACCACTTGATGGCCGTGCCCCTTTGCGTGTGATGTACCTGGTGACGAGCATGCCAGTTGGCGGCGCTGAAACATTGCTGGTGAATCTGATTCGCCGCATGGACCGTCATCGGTTTGCGCCCGAATTGTGCTGCATGAAAGATCTGGGACCGTTGGGAGAAGAGATGCAGAAGGAAGTTCCCACGTTCCACAACATGCTCAGCTGCAAATATGACCTGCGTGTCGTTCCGCGGTTGACCGAGCTCTTTGCCATGCGCGAGATCGATGCCGTGGTTACCGTGGGTGCTGGTGACAAGATGTTTTGGGGACGCCTATGCGCCTGGCTGGCAGGTGTGCCGGTCGTCGCTTCGGCGATCCATTCGACCGGCTGGCCTGACTCAATCAACTGGCTCAACCGCAGGTTGACTTCGATCACCGATCGTTTCATTGGGGTGGCTGCGCCGCACGGCAAGCATCTGGTCGAGGTCGAAGGTTTTCCACAACAGAAGGTCACCGTCATTCCCAATGGCATCGACACTGACCGCTTCGTTGCCAATCACCAGACACGCCAGCGCATTCGCCGCGAATGGGGCGTCTCAGACGAGACAGCCGTGTGCGGTATCGTAGCGGCCCTACGACCGGAGAAAGATCATCCGTTGTTTTTGAAAGCAGCGGCCCGCGTCGTTCAACAGGAACCCAACGCGCACTTCGTGATCGTGGGAGATGGCCCCGAGCGGCCTGCGATCGAGGCGCTGCGTGACGAACTGGGATTGCAGAAACACGTCACCATGACCGGTAGCCGTAGCGATATTCCTGAGCTTCTTTCGGCGATGGACTGCTTCGCGCTGACTTCCAAAAACGAAGCCAGCCCGGTTTCGATCCTCGAGGCGATGTCGACGCAACTGCCGGTGATCGCCCCCCGCGTGGGGAGCATTCCCGATGCCGTGGACGACGGCGTGAATGGACTATTGGTAACGGCCAGCAGCCTGGAAGAAACGGCCACTGCCATGGTGACGCTGATGGGAGATGCCGCCAAGCGAGCCGAAATGGGCAAAGCTGCCCGGGAAAAGGTGTTGCGATACGGTTCGCTCGACGCAATGGTCTCTGGCTATCAGGACTTGATCTGCGGTGTCTACCGGCAGAAGGTTCAAGCGGCCCTGCATGCGGCCCGTCAGCCGGTTTCCAGCCCGGTGCTGGTTCCCCATACAACGGACGCAAAAGCATCGTAA
- a CDS encoding lipopolysaccharide biosynthesis protein, with product MSAAPTADSTANVASTPTYQTTSLAESMLLLAMLTVFQRGIGFVRGVLFCRWLPAEQLGLWDLVFGFLMLAGPLVVLGIPGSFGRYVEHYRQKGQLRTFLYRTTVATVALSTIGCGLLWLFHEQAAVILFKDASLAPIIPVVALTLIAVVGFNYFVELFIAMRQMRMVSALQFVNSVLFAVIGLGLLLWYDNSAESVILSYGIACSVTVVMGGVVLTRDWKQVPLCDRVPMQSEFWSKLLPFAAWLWAINLLSNLFEVVDRYMIVHFSGLTPEESITLVGDYHSSRVVPWLMVAVANLFGGILLPHLSADWERGERSKVSQQLNLLLKASSMVMMAGAIVIGLTAPFLFEYVFEGKYSGGLEVLPWTLTYCVWYSLVGCAMLYFCCAEKTHVGAIVFGIGLAANVGLNALLLPMWGLTGAVIATALANAIAIVLALFLAHRHGMEIQKSTLLLAAAPFLLGLGWQVALSVWIVLLWQAYAGSWVFDTQEKQSLQNGLDVLTSKFRSRT from the coding sequence CCGACCTATCAAACGACTTCGCTGGCCGAAAGCATGTTGCTTTTGGCCATGCTAACGGTATTTCAACGCGGCATCGGCTTTGTCCGCGGCGTGCTGTTTTGTCGCTGGTTGCCGGCAGAGCAGCTAGGGCTCTGGGACCTGGTGTTTGGTTTTCTGATGCTGGCCGGGCCGCTGGTTGTGCTGGGGATTCCCGGTTCATTTGGCCGGTATGTCGAGCACTATCGACAAAAGGGACAGCTGCGAACGTTCCTCTATCGAACGACCGTAGCCACTGTCGCCCTGTCGACAATTGGTTGTGGGCTGCTGTGGCTGTTTCACGAACAAGCGGCGGTCATCCTGTTCAAGGATGCCAGCCTGGCCCCGATCATTCCGGTGGTGGCGCTCACGCTGATCGCGGTCGTGGGTTTCAATTACTTCGTCGAACTGTTCATCGCCATGCGGCAGATGCGGATGGTTTCGGCGCTGCAGTTCGTCAATAGCGTGCTCTTCGCCGTGATCGGTTTAGGGCTACTTTTGTGGTACGACAACTCCGCCGAAAGCGTCATTCTTTCGTATGGTATCGCTTGCAGCGTGACCGTGGTGATGGGGGGCGTTGTCCTGACGCGAGACTGGAAGCAGGTACCGCTATGCGACCGGGTGCCGATGCAATCGGAGTTCTGGAGTAAGCTGCTTCCTTTCGCTGCGTGGTTGTGGGCGATCAACTTGCTCTCGAACCTATTTGAAGTGGTCGATCGTTACATGATCGTGCACTTCAGCGGACTGACTCCCGAAGAAAGCATTACCCTGGTGGGCGATTATCACAGTAGCCGTGTGGTGCCCTGGTTGATGGTTGCCGTGGCGAATCTGTTTGGCGGGATCTTGCTGCCTCACCTTTCGGCCGATTGGGAACGCGGCGAACGTTCGAAGGTTTCTCAGCAGCTGAACCTCCTGCTGAAAGCGAGCTCGATGGTGATGATGGCCGGTGCCATTGTGATCGGTTTGACCGCACCATTTCTGTTCGAGTACGTCTTCGAAGGTAAGTACAGTGGTGGCCTGGAAGTGCTTCCGTGGACGCTGACTTACTGTGTGTGGTACAGCCTGGTCGGATGCGCGATGCTCTACTTCTGCTGTGCCGAGAAGACGCATGTCGGCGCGATAGTCTTTGGTATCGGCCTGGCGGCGAACGTGGGGCTGAATGCGTTGCTGCTACCGATGTGGGGACTCACCGGAGCTGTTATCGCGACGGCACTGGCCAATGCGATTGCGATTGTGTTGGCTCTGTTCCTGGCCCATCGGCATGGCATGGAAATCCAAAAATCAACACTGCTGCTTGCGGCAGCACCGTTTCTGCTTGGGCTCGGCTGGCAAGTCGCGCTTTCCGTGTGGATTGTTCTGTTGTGGCAAGCGTATGCCGGAAGCTGGGTGTTCGACACCCAGGAGAAGCAGTCGCTTCAGAACGGCTTGGACGTGCTGACAAGCAAGTTTCGGTCACGAACCTAA